The following proteins come from a genomic window of Pseudochaenichthys georgianus chromosome 17, fPseGeo1.2, whole genome shotgun sequence:
- the LOC117462564 gene encoding uncharacterized protein: MERLSDILSSCSPPEPQKSSASSWPFRQQKASERWREARPHHLQCLLEKEAVGHPLCGLCHEPAVIRCRECLPEEWFCGDCDVLHHKKQPLHNRDSLINGFFKPISPTTCVVRVEGGYETHDQACILPTVKAPNCSCKGKNFTVVPGKPVILITINGHYDLHLPLYVCQTCQQQWTPDLKVLLKSGYWPASVSISTLYTLDLLSSFEELKVISPGFSRQAFAKLLEHRTKCGGRSGPVNGDALQRSFLEFSYASYEEDQLCCGAPFICPACTPEMLAVSADGNRKLYRFRRSGSSDGSAFFNGLFVAEDSAVAAFVDKIQRSLKNASFYS, from the exons ATGGAGAGACTCTCTGACATTCTTTCCTCATGTTCTCCTCCTGAGCCTCAAAAAAGCTCTGCCTCATCCTGGCCTTTTCGGCAGCAGAAAGCCTCAGAGCGCTGGAGAGAAGCGAGACCACACCACCTACAATGCCTTCTAGAGAAAGAGGCTGTTGGTCATCCCCTGTGTGGCCTCTGCCACGAGCCGGCTGTTATTAG GTGTAGAGAGTGTCTCCCCGAGGAGTGGTTCTGTGGAGACTGTGATGTACTTCATCACAAGAAACAGCCACTCCACAACCGGGACAGTTTAATAAATGGGTTTTTTAAACCAATTAGTCCAACAACATGTGTTGTTAGAGTGGAAGGTGGATATGAGACCCATGACCAAG cTTGCATATTGCCAACTGTGAAGGCACCCAACTGCTCCTGTAAAGGCAAAAACTTCACTGTGGTACCAGGCAAACCAGTGATTTTAATTACCATCAAtg GGCATTATGACTTGCATCTGCCACTATATGTCTGTCAAACTTGCCAGCAGCAGTGGACCCCCGACTTGAAAGTCCTCCTTAAAAGTGGATACTGGCCAGCTTCGGTCAGTATTTCCACACTTTACACCTTGGACCTCCTGAGCTCCTTTGAAGAGCTCAAGGTCATCTCTCCAGGATTCTCCAGACAGGCCTTTGCAAAGCTGCTGGAGCATCGCACAAAGTGTGGAGGAAGA TCTGGACCTGTCAACGGAGATGCACTGCAGCGCAGCTTTCTGGAGTTCTCCTATGCCTCGTATGAGGAAGACCAGCTCTGCTGTGGTGCTCCTTTCATCTGCCCTGCCTGCACGCCGGAGATGTTGGCTGTTTCTGCCGATGGAAACAGGAAGCTATATCGCTTTCGGCGAAGTGGAAG TTCTGATGGCAGCGCCTTTTTTAATGGGCTCTTTGTAGCAGAAGACAGCGCGGTGGCTGCATTTGTCGACAAAATACAGAGATCACTGAAAAATGCAAGTTTTTATTCATAA